A single window of Sparus aurata chromosome 12, fSpaAur1.1, whole genome shotgun sequence DNA harbors:
- the stbd1 gene encoding uncharacterized protein stbd1, with translation MPLKNSNTVAVERRVDLASLFCMIGRHGPAVALAVIAMVSVLAGFIIYRTVRGKRRKATADGGGDVSPAAEECHSPEEATDLRDEDSSDVKEDVELIQGDLKIRHRRAAAAAEKQPPLYSPPKTDIQAPETRNATSDDTQEREIAWDSYRAAETYAEVAGQAEMVVEDAADCQQGATDDAVEDVMEEVIVNDSCFKEPVLTDDENQEEEEKVLKEECQEDEEMTTDLDVSDLTTSQEEENFESALNDPVCFEQTLHAGEKAEEDTQQDKKTTLETNSLESNSDEPVIHIDDVPAPCICYGQDGFEEESPDSIDYSSYSGNYSLSSEEAKENDDERAEEECVDFEVVAQQPELWSSTFEQETNLPSREQEKCDRVIDELVSSIIQDCDLDTGNAQAGEVIDEELQAVELSSVKMDTHSSQFNKQEVEMESNGLYQEDRALYDGADQVVENMLTSEEGDSTSVAPFRVGDHEDGLSGVATKADFPDLSLGHQPQREDQIAPSLDDNGGYCGNNSLSQEEEKKNEGTMAEEECLDSQVVAQQAEISSSTLEQETKLPSTQEDQFSKKEVENEQKQENDLNQDSAFNDGAAKVEKKMMITVNIVACTEEVDGSSVALPCFSASTAVDNCNDGLSGITTDADFPDLSLGSQPQTEDIIAPCLDEDTDATIPGWQIPSHETENLPEISKNGQTEVLPEECNDQVHDSQSVQMIDNEVFDKASVAADSDTVGTVNASVMPCAHLPSSCQDQQSDCKENNETFDETSVSSAADAVPCNNTNLTVFLMSEDISQLGMSSSQAQQCDHMTNNEYFSVVTTNAGPVTVKDSSLPLCQISLPSFEQSEQKDSAISSPGFGEESGISSMAVSPDLQYASHEFDMTIGNMVLPAMDFDLQSEGQTEAQNSLFADDAAVPFTHEDTAGMVFGPYPSRQSQGPLSEHTNWTKYESFATNEDTFGHEIEEIYHREMDQFAAEIAASVAGYADELKIQTELKPVIEVVEIKEKKAGVTVEKKEDSKAEKEKEEDYEKTEISIMEATMDHNEWITECNYQVLPWMNLSASSSTQDQTKTSQLPAEECQYSSPVTDTTSTDTIDIPSSTEVKQTSTLSLTEENTETNKKVVAVQPMPQNVNVTFRVHYSTQSPYQTVAVTGNQQELGNWKGFIPLERAKDGNWATVVSLPTESHVEWKFVLLDKGEVCRWEECGNRLLDTGFGDDLLVHKWWGLL, from the exons ATGCCGCTGAAGAACAGCAACACCGTTGCCGTGGAGAGACGCGTGGACCTGGCCTCGCTCTTCTGCATGATCGGGCGCCACGGACCCGCCGTGGCTCTGGCCGTCATCGCGATGGTGTCCGTGCTGGCGGGCTTCATCATCTACCGGACCGTGAGGGGGAAGCGGAGGAAGGCCACGGCCGACGGCGGCGGCGACGTGAGCCCCGCGGCGGAGGAATGTCACAGCCCAGAGGAGgcaacag ACTTGAGAGATGAAGACTCGTCAGATGTGAAGGAGGATGTTGAGCTGATTCAGGGTGATCTCAAAATCAGACACCgtcgggctgctgctgctgctgagaaacAACCTCCACTTTATTCTCCTCCTAAGACTGACATCCAAGCACCAGAAACAAGGAACGCCACTTCAGATGACACACAGGAAAGAGAGATTGCATGGGACTCTTACAGAGCTGCCGAGACTTATGCAGAAGTGGCCGGTCAGGCTGAAATGGTGGTGGAGGATGCCGCTGATTGCCAACAGGGTGCAACAGATGACGCTGTTGAAGATGTAATGGAAGAGGTCATCGTTAATGATAGCTGCTTTAAGGAGCCTGTGCTGACTGATGATGAGAatcaagaggaggaagagaag GTGTTAAAAGAGGAATGCCAGGAAGATGAGGAAATGACCACAGACCTGGATGTTTCTGACTTGACAACCAGCCAAGAGGAGGAAAACTTTGAGAGTGCTTTGAACGATCCAGTTTGCTTCGAACAAACCCTTCATGCGGGTGAAAAGGCAGAAGAGGACACACAACAAGATAAAAAAACCACGCTGGAGACAAACAGCTTGGAATCCAACTCAGATGAGCCTGTAATTCATATCGACGATGTGCCTGCCCCTTGCATCTGTTATGGCCAGGATGGGTTTGAGGAAGAGAGTCCAGATAGCATCGATTACAGCAGCTATTCCGGTAATTATTCTCTCTCTTCAGAGGAGGCAaaggaaaatgatgatgaaaggGCAGAAGAGGAGTGTGTAGACTTCGAGGTAGTTGCTCAACAACCTGAGCTTTGGTCTTCAACATTTGAACAAGAAACAAACCTGCCATCTAGAGAGCAGGAGAAGTGTGATCGTGTGATTGATGAGTTGGTGTCGTCCATTATTCAGGATTGTGATTTGGATACAGGTAATGCTCAAGCTGGCGAAGTGATTGATGAAGAACTTCAAGCTGTAGAACTTTCAAGTGTCAAAATGGACACCCATTCGTCACAGTTCAACAAGCAAGAAGTGGAGATGGAGTCAAACGGTCTTTATCAAGAGGACCGTGCTCTTTACGATGGTGCTGATCAAGTGGTAGAGAATATGTTGACTAGTGAAGAAGGTGACAGTACAAGTGTGGCACCTTTCAGGGTTGGTGATCATGAAGATGGTCTGTCAGGCGTCGCCACTAAAGCAGATTTCCCTGACCTGTCATTAGGTCATCAACCACAAAGAGAAGATCAAATAGCTCCATCTCTGGATGATAACGGCGGCTATTGCGGCAATAATTCTCTCTctcaagaggaggagaagaaaaatgaaggCACCATGGCAGAAGAGGAATGTCTAGACTCCCAGGTAGTCGCTCAACAAGCTGAAATCTCATCTTCAACACTCGAACAAGAAACAAAGCTGCCGTCAACTCAGGAGGACCAGTTTAGCAAGAAAGAAGTAGAGAATgaacaaaagcaggaaaatgaTCTCAATCAGGACAGTGCTTTTAATGATGGTGCTGCTAAagtggaaaagaaaatgatgattaCAGTCAACATTGTTGCCTGTACTGAAGAAGTCGATGGTTCAAGTGTGGCCCTGCCCTGTTTCAGCGCGTCCACAGCGGTTGACAATTGTAACGATGGTCTATCAGGTATCACCACCGATGCAGATTTCCCTGACTTGTCATTGGGTTCTCAACCACAGACAGAAGATATAATAGCTCCATGTCTTGATGAAGACACTGACGCCACTATTCCTGGCTGGCAAATTCCATcccatgaaactgaaaatctgCCTGAAATCAGCAAAAATGGCCAAACGGAGGTGTTGCCTGAAGAATGCAATGACCAGGTGCATGACTCTCAAAGTGTCCAAATGATAGATAATGAAGTTTTTGACAAGGCGAGTGTTGCTGCCGATTCTGACACAGTGGGAACCGTTAATGCTTCTGTAATGCCTTGCGCTCACCTGCCATCAAGTTGCCAAGATCAACAAAGCGACTGCAaggaaaataatgaaacatttgACGAGACAAGTGTTAGTTCTGCTGCTGATGCAGTCCCTTGCAATAATACCAATCTTACCGTGTTTTTAATGTCTGAAGATATATCTCAGCTTGGAATGTCTTCGTCCCAAGCCCAACAGTGTGACCACATGACAAACAATGAATACTTTTCTGTAGTTACCACCAATGCTGGTCCTGTGACAGTGAAGGACAGTAGCCTGCCCTTGTGTCAAATTTCCTTGCCATCTTTTGAGCAAAGTGAGCAGAAGGATAGTGCAATATCATCTCCTGGTTTTGGCGAAGAGAGTGGCATATCAAGCATGGCTGTCAGCCCTGATTTGCAATATGCAAGTCATGAGTTTGACATGACCATTGGTAATATGGTGCTTCCTGCGATGGATTTTGATCTACAGTCTGAAGGACAGACAGAGGCTCAAAACAGCCTCTTTGCTGATGATGCAGCTGTACCTTTCACACATGAAGATACAGCGGGGATGGTGTTCGGGCCTTACCCATCACGTCAGTCGCAGGGACCCCTTAGCGAGCACACAAATTGGACTAAATATGAATCATTTGCAACCAATGAGGACACGTTTGGCCATGAGATTGAGGAGATTTACCACAGAGAGATGGATCAGTTTGCAGCAGAGATTGCAGCTAGTGTTGCTGGCTACGCCGATGAACTGAAAATACAGACAGAGTTGAAGCCTGTGATTGAGGTAGTCGAAATTAAAGAGAAGAAGGCAGGAGTAACCGTTGAAAAGAAAGAGGACTCAAaagcagagaaggagaaagaagaggacTATGAAAAGACTGAAATCAGTATCATGGAGGCGACTATGGACCATAACGAATGGATCACAGAGTGTAACTACCAGGTTCTTCCCTGGATGAATCTCTCTGCCTCATCGTCTACCCAAGACCAAACAAAAACCAGCCAGCTCCCCGCTGAAGAGTGCCAATACAGCTCTCCTGTAACAGACACCACTTCTACAGATACAATAGATATCCCATCGTCCACTGAAGTCAAACAAACCAGTACTCTCTCCCTCActgaagaaaacactgaaactaaCAAAAAGGTTGTGGCTGTCCAGCCCATGCCCCAGAATGTCAACGTCACCTTCCGTGTCCATTATTCCACCCAGTCACCATACCAGACGGTGGCTGTCACAGGGAACCAGCAGGAGCTGGGAAACTGGAAGGGATTCATCCCACTAGAGAGGGCCAAGGATGGGAACTGGGCCACGGTGGTCAGCCTGCCTACAGAGAGCCATGTGGAATGGAAGTTTGTGCTGCTGGACAAAGGCGAGGTGTGTCGCTGGGAGGAATGTGGCAACCGCCTCCTCGATACGGGCTTCGGCGACGACCTGCTCGTGCATAAATGGTGGGGACTCTTGTAA
- the LOC115592608 gene encoding heat shock protein 30-like, whose translation MTGEFLNTLELLQSEYKSWDSPTAETQTTQRRRDTLTEFHLSTRPLNTQHSVKMLCSRGLQSLTPFMDLYWPVRSLWPEVRPLLYQQDLLQRNLQELRSSLELMDKLQQDILEETEPFQTGVAVQPLSYQLEKEGERFGLTLDTQGFSPEELSVRQVGRKLRVSGKTEKKQEDEEGSYSYRRQEFRRELDLPEGLNPEDVTCYLAPDGKLHIQAAQDPRVEEAERELTVKRSSEENTRQSVCSQREDSSSSSSSSTETDNSTQDKPQHMDSSTCC comes from the coding sequence ATGACAGGAGAGTTCCTGAACACTCTGGAGCTCCTCCAGTCAGAATATAAAAGCTGGGACAGTCCCACTgctgagacacaaacaacacagaggagaagagacaCTTTAACAGAGTTTCATCTCTCAACAAGACCACTCAACACTCAACACTCAGTGAAGATGCTGTGCTCTCGTGGACTCCAGTCTCTCACTCCATTCATGGACTTGTACTGGCCTGTACGCAGTCTGTGGCCAGAGGTCAGACCTCTGCTCTACCAGCAGGATCTACTGCAGAGAAACCTACAGGAGCTCCGCAGCAGCCTGGAGCTGATGGACAAACTTCAACAGGACATCCTGGAGGAGACGGAGCCTTTCCAAACCGGTGTGGCCGTACAACCGCTCTCCTACCAgctggagaaagagggagagcgCTTTGGCCTGACCCTGGACACTCAAGGCTTTTCCCCAGAGGAGCTGTCTGTCAGGCAGGTGGGCAGGAAGCTGAGAGTCAGTgggaagacagagaagaagcaggaggacgaggaaggCTCCTACTCTTACAGACGCCAGGAGTTCAGACGGGAGCTTGACCTGCCCGAAGGGCTGAACCCTGAAGACGTCACCTGCTACCTGGCTCCAGACGGGAAGCTCCACATCCAGGCGGCCCAAGATCCACGTGTggaggaggctgagagagagCTGACTGTCAAGAGGAGCTCGGAGGAGAACACACggcagagtgtgtgttcacagagagaagacagcagcagcagcagcagcagcagcacagagacagacaacagCACACAGGACAAACCTCAACACATGGACTCATCTACATGTTGTTAA
- the atp8b5b gene encoding phospholipid-transporting ATPase ID, producing MGSVSSYFGQLCGNEKQGEEERHLRANDRPFNLSYHYANNAIKTSKYNIFTFLPLNLFEQFRRLANAYFLFLMMLQVIPQVSSLSWFTTAVPLILVLSITAVKDASDDINRHKSDKQVNNRRVDVLIDGQLKKEKWMNVQVGDIIKLENNEFVTADLLLLSSSEPLNLVYVETAELDGETNLKVKQALTVTGELGDNIDVLASFNGEVRGEPPNNRLDKFKGILSLDGQTYALDNDKVLLRGCTLRNTEWCFGLVIFGGPDTKLMQNSGKTTFKRTSIDHLMNVLVLCIFGFLASMCTVLAIGNAIWEYKEGTAFTAFLPREPGVDSGLSSFLTFWSYVIVLNTVVPISLYVSVEIIRLGNSFFIDWDRKMYYPKSDTPAQARTTTLNEELGQIKYIFSDKTGTLTQNIMTFNKCSINGKAYGELFDFAGNRVEITEKTEKVDFSWNRLADPKFDFHDHSLVETVKEGNLEAQNFFRLLALCHTVMPEEKKEGELFYQAQSPDEGALVTAARNFGFVFRQRTPETITVVEMGRQVVYELLAVLDFNNVRKRMSVIVRSPEGKLTLFCKGADTIIYERLHSSCNKLKDVTTEHLNEYAGEGLRTLVLAYKDLDESYMEGFKRRHHEASTAMDGREERLDELYEEIEKDLMLLGATAVEDKLQDGVPQTIEQLAKADIKIWVLTGDKQETAENIGYSCNMLRENMKDIFIVAANTAEEVKVELVNARRKMCPDSADKPSVIKERVGLFWLEKTETVQDEKVDGDYGLIINGHSLAFALEKDLQLELLRTACMCQTVICCRVTPLQKAQVVQLVKKYKQAVTLAIGDGANDVSMIKAAHIGVGISGQEGMQAVLSSDYSFAQFRYLQRLLLVHGRWSYLRMCKFLRYFFYKNFTFTFVHFWYAFFCGFSAQTVYDEWFITVYNLVYTALPVLGMSLFDQDVNDRWSFQYPQLYTPGQLNMYFSKKAFVRCMMHSCYSSLILFFIPWAAIYDTVRDDGKDIADYQSFALLAQTCLLFVVSIQLCLDTHYWTAVNQFFIWGSLAAYFAVTFTMYSNGMFFIFTSAFPFIGTARNSLNQPNIWLTIFLTSLLCILPVVAFRFIVILLRPTINDKVRYKMRKEALPAPAPRKPARRISTRRSGYAFSHAQGYGDLVTSRKFLLRPLKSRSALFIQTDSPLAQNQPQHYRTIKEEPEGSQSP from the exons ATGGGGTCGGTGTCGTCATACTTTGGCCAGTTGTGCGGAAACGAGAAACAGGGAG aggaggagagacacttGCGAGCTAATGACAGACCTTTTAACCTGTCTTACCACTATGCT AACAATGCCATCAAGACCTCCAAATACAACATTTTCACCTTCCTGCCGCTCAACCTCTTCGAGCAGTTCCGGAGGCTCGCCAACGCctacttcctcttcctcatgaTGCTTCAG GTTATCCCACaagtctcctctctctcctggtTCACCACGGCTGTGCCTCTGATTCTGGTGCTGTCTATAACCGCAGTGAAGGACGCCAGCGACGACATA AACAGACACAAAAGCGACAAGCAAGTGAATAACCGCAGGGTGGACGTCCTCATCGATGGACA ACTGAAGAAGGAGAAATGGATGAACGTTCAGGTCGGAGATATAATCAAACTGGAGAATAACGAGTTTGTCACG GCGgacctcctgctgctgtcgaGCAGCGAGCCTCTCAATCTGGTCTACGTGGAAACGGCTGAATTGGATGG tGAGACCAATCTGAAGGTGAAACAGGCCCTGACCGTAACTGGAGAGCTGGGAGATAACATCGATGTGCTGGCTTCCTTCAATG GTGAAGTGCGAGGTGAGCCTCCCAACAACCGCCTGGACAAGTTCAAGGGGATCCTGTCTCTGGACGGACAGACGTACGCTTTGGACAACGACAAGGTGCTGCTGAGAGGATGCACTCTGAGGAACACCGAGTGGTGCTTCGGCCTGGTCATCTTCGGAG GTCCCGACACCAAGCTGATGCAGAACAGTGGGAAGACGACGTTCAAACGGACGAGCATCGATCACCTGATGAATGTCCtggtgttgtgt ATCTTTGGTTTCCTGGCGTCAATGTGCACCGTTCTGGCCATCGGCAATGCAATCTGGGAGTACAAGGAGGGCACGGCGTTCACAGCCTTCCTGCCTCGTGAGCCGGGGGTTGATAGCGgtctctcctcctttctcaCCTTCTGGTCCTACGTCATCGTCCTCAACACTGTGGTGCCCATTTCTCTCTATGTCAG TGTGGAGATCATCCGTCTCGGCAACAGCTTCTTCATAGACTGGGACAGGAAGATGTATTATCCCAAGAGTGACACTCCGGCACAGGCGAGGACCACCACGCTCAACGAGGAGCTGGGTCAAATCAAATACATCTTCAGTGACAAGACCGGCACCCTGACGCAGAACATCATGACTTTCAACAAGTGCTCCATCAATGGGAAAGCTTACG GTGAGCTGTTCGACTTTGCGGGAAATAGGGTGGAAATAACAGAG aagACAGAGAAAGTGGACTTCTCCTGGAACCGACTGGCTGACCCAAAGTTCGACTTTCATGACCACAGTCTGGTGGAGACGGTGAAAGAGGGAAACCTGGAGGCTCAGAACTTCTTCCGCTTGCTggctctgtgccacactgtcATGcctgaggaaaagaaagagg GCGAGCTCTTCTATCAGGCTCAGTCCCCTGATGAGGGCGCTCTGGTGACCGCAGCAAGAAACTTCGGGTTCGTGTTCCGCCAGCGCACACCAGAGACCATCACGGTCGTGGAGATGGGCCGGCAAGTTGTCTACGAGCTTCTGGCTGTTCTTGACTTCAATAATGTGCGCAAGAGAATGTCAGTCATAG TGCGCAGCCCCGAAGGCAAGCTGACTCTGTTCTGCAAAGGAGCGGACACCATCATCTATGAAAGACTCCACTCGTCCTGCAACAAACTAAAGGACGTTACCACCGAACACCTCAAC GAGTATGCAGGCGAAGGCCTCCGCACGCTGGTTCTGGCCTACAAGGACTTGGATGAGAGTTATATGGAGGGGTTTAAGAGGCGCCACCACGAGGCCAGCACTGCCATGGACGGACGAGAGGAGAGACTTGACGAACTTTATGAGGAGATAGAGAAAGACCTGATG CTTTTGGGAGCGACAGCTGTGGAGGACAAGCTGCAGGATGGCGTGCCACAGACCATAGAGCAGCTGGCTAAAGCTGACATCAAGATCTGGGTGTTGACTGGAGATAAACAGG AGACGGCGGAGAATATCGGCTACTCGTGCAACATGCTGAGAGAGAACATGAAAGACATTTTCATCGTGGCAGCAAACACGGCTGAAGAAGTCAAAGTGGAGCTAGT GAATGCAAGAAGGAAAATGTGTCCAGATTCTGCGGACAAGCCCTCTGTGATTAAGGAGCGCGTGGGCCTGTTCTGGCTTGAGAAGACTGAGACTGTGCAGGATGAGAAAGTGGATGGAGACTATGGCCTCATCATCAATGGACACAGTCTG GCCTTTGCGCTGGAGAAGGACctgcagctggagctgctgAGGACAGCGTGTATGTGTCAGACAGTGATTTGCTGCAGGGTTACCCCTCTGCAGAAGGCCCAGGTGGTTCAGCTGGTCAAGAAATACAAGCAGGCTGTCACTCTGGCGATCGGGGATGGTGCCAACGATGTCAGCATGATTAAGG CTGCTCACATCGGCGTCGGCATCAGCGGTCAGGAGGGCATGCAGGCCGTTCTCTCCAGCGACTACTCCTTCGCCCAGTTCCGTTACCTTCAGCGCCTCCTGCTGGTGCACGGGCGCTGGTCCTACCTACGCATGTGCAAGTTCTTGCGATACTTCTTCTACAAGAATTTCACCTTCACCTTTGTGCATTTCTGGTACGCCTTCTTCTGCGGCTTCTCTGCTCAG ACGGTGTATGATGAGTGGTTCATCACTGTGTATAACCTGGTTTATACAGCTCTCCCTGTCCTTGGCATGAGTCTCTTTGACCAG GATGTGAACGACCGTTGGAGTTTCCAGTATCCTCAGCTCTACACTCCGGGCCAGCTGAACATGTACTTCAGCAAGAAAGCCTTCGTGCGCTGCATGATGCACAGCTGCTACAGCtccctcatcctcttcttcatcccATGGGCCGCCATATACGACACGGTCCGAGACGACGGCAAAGACATCGCCGACTATCAGTCCTTCGCTTTACTGGCGCAgacctgtctgctgtttgtaGTGAGCATACAG CTGTGTCTGGACACCCATTACTGGACGGCAGTGAATCAGTTTTTCATATGGGGCAGCCTGGCTGCTTACTTTGCCGTCACATTCACCATGTACAGCAACGGCATGTTTTTCATCTTCACCAGCGCCTTCCCTTTCATTG GTACGGCAAGAAACTCTCTGAACCAGCCGAACATATGGCTGACCATCTTCCTGACTTCCCTCCTGTGTATTCTGCCTGTGGTGGCTTTCCGCTTCATTGTCATTCTGCTTCGGCCTACCATTAATGACAAG GTGAGATATAAGATGCGGAAGGAGGCACTGCCAGCTCCTGCACCTCGCAAGCCTGCCAGGCGCATCAGCACCCGTCGGTCTGGCTACGCCTTCTCACACGCCCAGGGCTACGGTGATCTGGTGACATCGCGGAAGTTCCTGCTGAGACCCCTGAAGAGTCGATCGGCCCTGTTCATCCAAACAGACTCTCCTCTGGCTCAGAATCAGCCACAGCACTACCGCACCATCAAGGAGGAGCCAGAGGGCTCACAGAGCCCTTAG